The Drosophila suzukii chromosome X, CBGP_Dsuzu_IsoJpt1.0, whole genome shotgun sequence DNA window AGGTTTGCGGACTAAAAATACCAAACCCGTCTCCGCTGGGAAAGTAATCAGGTAATCAGGCGAGCGCTTAGGCTAACCACTAATTAAGATGGAAAACCAAAGATCGCAAAGATCACCGGAACGTGTCGGTTAATCCCTTCCATTGGGCGACTATTTTTAGCGGGCAACCTCAGTCGTCTGATCGATGGGGCATAATTTCACAATCTCACCTGTCGGAATGGCTGGAAAATCCTAACCTAACTCAAGTTAGAAAAAAGTACCAAGACACTTGACACACAAAACCGCCGGCAATTTAATATAGCTCGTAACCATACCCACTTTTCCCACTTCCGATCGCTCCGCCGCAACTGAATTTCACAATGCGCGATCATTATCTTTGAAAACCCCCAAGATCCCCCATACACATTTGTATGTTTCTTGAAATCGAGCCGCGCTGACGTAGCCGGCTGAAAACATGAGCTGTCCCAAGTGTCTCGCGGAATTGTGGGGTAAACATCGATCGGCGACCTTTGTATATCTATAACGCGGCCCTTGTGGGCGGGAAGGGAGGGGGGGCGCCACAGGGCGGGGCACCGGTGGGAGCCCCAATGACGTCAAGGCACGCGACTCGCATTCGCTGATTGGAAACCCGTCGCCAGGTGAGAAGCCAACTCAGCTCGGAGCGCGTTCAAGCCCCCGCAAAAGCCAAACGGAATCGGCCTGCAAATCAGAGTGTGTCGCTATGCGGGGCAACCACCCGATGAGTCAGCAGCACCACCTCGGTGGTTCCTCGGTATATTGGGTATATATGGGGTATACTGGCTATCACTGCAGCCGCAGACACAGGGCTACACGGCGAGAAAAGGGGCCAGGCGACTGCAATAATCGCAATCTAATCGAAACACACTTGAAATGTTAAAGCACGAATGATCATGAGTCCAAGGGAGGTAATCTGCAATGGTTTTTGGATTGCTCATTTTAAACCCAACTCTGTATAACTTATCTTGAAGATATTATTAGCTCtttaaaatacaattaaattaaGATATTTTATTGAACGATTTCATTAAAATCTTGGTTTTTGGATTGCTCATTTTAAACCCAACTCTGTATAACTTATCTTGAAGATATTATTAGCTCtttaaaatacaattaaattaaGATATTTTATTGAACGATTTCATTAAAATCTTGATGGTTTTCAATTTCTTGCGATAAAGGGCTTAAGTTCTATTATACTACCTAAGTACTTATACTACTTACTACTTTAAATTTCTGTGGGTCTCAACTTTTaagctttttttgtttaattctACAAAGCGTTAAGCATGTTTAAGAAATTATTAACAATATTAGTAAAACACAATCAAGTTTGGATGTCGTATGGCATTACTCACTTGATTGAACCGTTTTCTTAAGTTCTTCTTAGATATCAATTTTTACTCCGTTTTTAAAACGGTTTAGAAGTATCCCACATTAATATACATCCTTCATTCAAAGTACTTAATATAAATTTCCGATACTCCTAAGTTTTTTAAGGTCTATACTATTTCTTCCTCACTAAACCAAAGCCTTTGTTAAATTTACAACAATAATTATAAAACGTTTGATTCTAAGCACAAATACCATTTATGTTCTaacttacaaaaaatgcagCAAAAAGCACTGCAATCTTATCATATAATGACTTACATACCTGACTTAAAATAATCGTTTAACAGCCGGCGGAATTTTTATAATGGGCAATTAGGGCTTAATTTGTTAACCGTTTAGTTCCTACTTATTGTCAACATATCATATCATTGATAACTTAAAGTCCCGGTTGAGAAGCACCCAAAGGCTGCTCAATGGAAGTCGAATTCTTATCGTTTGTAATATTCTGACCCTGAAGCTTGCACCTTTGGGGACAGCAGGCACACGGCTGGGTACTATCTTATCAGGACTTTTCTCGCTGTGCAGCAAATGCGCCACCGGCAGAGATAGTTGCTGATGCAACAAGGTCGTCGGGTGTTATCATCGCCTTCCTTATCGGGGAAACACGCCCCCGTAACGGAGGCTcgtcccattcccattcccattcccaattTCCACTTCCATTTCCATCCACTGACCGGCCGTGTTGCTTAATTAACTTATTTGACATTTCATTTACTCGGCCCGCAATAAGTTTAATTGGGCAACACGACAATCAATTGCAAATGCCAAGTGCCAAGTGCCGCTGCCAGGTCATAAATCGTCGCAATCCGCATTCAATCTATTTAATTGTCGCCGCTGACGCACGATCGCAGGTTAGTTGATGATAAGTAGATGCGTCAAAGGAATCTGGAGCGGATGGGGAGCAGCCAACCCAGCCCTTGGCAACGCGATCCTTCGGGTCAACAACGAATACTCTGGTATCTGATAGATTAGCCTGCTACCATTGCTTATGTACCCCTAAAAACAGGCCTCTAACCGGCGGCACCTAACGGTAATTTCGAAATGGGCAGCAATCGCAGTATCTGTATCTCGACTAGGGCATTAGTTTGCCCCCGAGCAACGCATTCCAAACTCTTTGGCATTTCGGGGCCTGATGAAATAAGCGCGTTGGAAACAGAAtaccataaaaaaaaaacaaagcgGCCATAAATAAACGCTTTGATCGGATTTTGGCAAATACTGCGCTCTGCTTTTAATTTGTatgcataaataataattatgaGAGTTTCTCGGAAGCCTTCGGAAGGGTTGCAGTATTGGATCATCATCATGGACCGATCGATCGATCGATCCATTGGCTGCTCTAGCGTTCTGGGAATGCATGTGGGCGTCATCGCGCTGACTCAGCTGGGTTCTTCTGCTCCTGGGCAGGAGTAGGTCCCCGGAAAACGATCCAAACGACGGATCCAAACGACCCCCCTTCGAAAAGATACAAATGTATCGCAAATGAAGTCCAGCTGCCGAACTGGAAGCCGCCTTATTGAATCTAATCATCTAAAAATGATATGAAATtatgttataaatattttatggcccccgcagcagcaactgggcaacaacaacaacaacggaaTGGATGGGGCCAATCAAGggacaacaacagcagcaaccaCATAAATATCACGTATTTTAACGCTGTTTTCGGATCGACACCGAATCGTCGTTTTCTCATTCTTTCcattctttttttattattttggtattCCGTTTTTGGCGGCTTTTGCTGTTAATCATTTTGTGGTCTCCGTCGttattgctgttgttgctggcgGTATCTCCGAGTTAATCTTGTTAAAACAAACCGTTTCAATAAATACAGCGATAATGCAATTTTAATGCCATTAAGATGAGCACCAATTATGGCCAGCACCAGAGAATCAACTATGGCCAGCCCCCCGTATACCCCGTATACCCCGTATACCCCGCACCCCCTTCCCACCCGCGATCCTGTGGGCTCGTTTCATTTCATCTTTGACCGCAGAATCATTTGCGAATCCTTTAAGCAGCGACGGCAAAAGTTTTACATCCCAACCCACATGATTATCGGTCGATACCCTATCATCTGGATGGGTCAAGCCTCTAAGGAGACCCATTTGGCAAACAATAGTGTTGCACTtcaattacggactttaatatgaATTTAGTGACAATCATCTCACACTTGTGGGAATCTTAAAAATGAATGTAGTTTCAGGTATATAGtactaaaaatgttttttaatgggTTTTATATTTCGGttcaatttttatattaacctaactataattttttgatcataactttatttatatatttaaatatttacatcCCCATATTCATCTTAATAATCacatttacatattttaaaaagttcaaaaaggtTTCTAAAAACTATATTCAACCgattgtaaaatatttacaaaataagATCCCGGAGTGATACAAAAAGGTCTTCCTAGATCTCTTTTATGTACAATTCCAACCGAATCCGGTTGGAAGAGATTACTGTGTCAATATAGAATATGctatatatcttaaaaaattataaaacaattTAGTATTATTATTAGTACAACCGATTAGCTGAGAATTTATGGTACTGTTTTTGAAATCACTATAAATTTCAATTggttttgaaaatattaagcGATCATTGtgataatattaaattagctagttcaataaaaaattagtatttttatttaaagtgttttattaatgttAGTACCTCAAAAACAAGCCagagttttaaaatatatattaaagtatataatatATCTGAGCTTTATGGAATTTTTAGTGCTCAAAAATGTTTGATAATTCGATTACAATTTGTATACTTTGGGGTATTGCATTCACCAGTCGGCGCGTGAACTGCGCCGCACTTCCTCCTGACTTCTCCCCATCCCTCTTCGATTTTGGCATTGTTGTGGGTTGGAACGGGGATTCAGGGATCGGGGATCGGGGATTCGGGGATCGGGGATTCGGGGATCGCCTGGGATCGCTGCCATATCCATCTCTGGTGCGTCTTGTGCGCGGCCGCGCTTAATCCGCTGGCCGAGTTTGACAGACTCCGCGACGGGGCAGAGTGGCTGCGGattgttttttattgtttatttaacATTTCTGCGCTTTTATTTCGCGCTGTCCGCGCTCCCCCTCTCCACCCATTCAGCCCCCTCTGGTCCCCGCTCCATTTGTCCATCCAACGGATCGCCGGTCTcgctttgttgttgctgttccTTGCATTTTCATTGTTCTTTATGATgctcatttaaaattcaagCTTTGTTTCATTAAGAAACACGTTCGTCCCCGTCCCAGTCCAACAGTCCAAGTCGCAGTCGCAAACGCAGGCCCCAGTTCTCAGTTCCCAGTTCGCAGTTCCCAGTTGGCAGTTGGCAGTTGCCCCGATCTCCTGCCCCCCGCCCGCAATCACCACATCCTTTGCCGATCTTGGCCATTCCTGGGCCAGCGCCAATTTCGACATTAACGCCGCCGACGGCGCTACGCAGCTTGTTAACGTTTTTTAATGCCCCGATTCAAAGGTTAACAATCAGactgggaatgggaatgggaatgggttCGGGATTGGGTATGGGAATGGGTATGGTTATGGGAAGTGGGTTGGGGATGTGGAGCGGATGACGGCGGAGGCCATTGATAAGCCGGCGCTCATTAAAGATGCAAAGAATTTTCACAGCTCTGCGGCAGCAGCCAACACAACATCCTCCCCACCTCCTTGCTAATCCTGCGAGCGTGTCAAGGAGCCCTCCTTACAGCTGTCCTTCTTACCTTTCCCTACCCATCACCATCAacatcaccatcaccatccCCTGGCAGCTGAAACACTTCGGAGGTCGATCGAAAATGATTTGTACAATTTTGTAGTACATAATTGATGTCGGTGAGTGGACGAGATTGGAATCAACTCGGAACCGAGGGCGGTTACCAACTACCAACGCCGGTGGTCAAAGTTCGAGTGGATCTGGAACAGGTGCCGTGGCTAGGACTGCGATCTGCGATCTGCGATCAGCGATCTCCCAATCGACCCCGTCTAATAGCTCAATTCGCAGTGCCATAAAAGCCGGGACCAGCTTTTGGCTATAGATCCGCAGGTCCATCCATCTTGGACACTTCTCTGCGCAGGGCGCAGtcgtaaaaataaaagtcattGACTCAATTTTGGAAATGCCTCACACACGACGCAAACGAAAACGAAGACCCCTTGAAAGCCAAAACAGCACAAAAAGGGGCAGGAGGCAGGGGGGCGTGCCAGCAGGCGCTTGTGATTATCCTTTCGCACGTTCGGCGTTGCTTAACAAATCATAAATATGGCCCGGGCCCGTCGCCGGGCTCTGTTATTGATGGTGGTCGCTGGTCGCTGGTCGCTGGACGCTGGTCGGTGGACGCTGGCCGCAAAGGGAAAAAACCACAAAAGAGCAGGCAACAAAAACGAGAACCAGGTCTCCACCTTTTTTATGGGGGCCCCCAGCTTGAGTCCAGCATCTCCGAGTCGCAGGCCCCCGGCTGCCACCACCTCGCCCCACCAAAGGCTTCAATCATTTAATAAGCGCTGCCTGCCAGGTTGTTGCTTGTTTGGGCCACGACAAAAGAAGCCTTCCGCCATGTTATTAACTTATTCATAACAATAACGAGAGCAGCACGGATACTGAACGCAGCTTCTCCTCCTCCTTGTGCTCCTCCTTGTGGTCCACCTCCACCTCATCTTCCTGCTCCCATAATGTGTGGGATACGAATGCAGCTTCCAGACTTCCAAAGACATTCCACAAAGAACACTTGCAAATCTGCCACAGATCTATCCAAATCGTAGATCTCTGTCAGACCTGGGAGTGTATTTGCCCAATGTCCTGTCTAGTTGCTCCGGCAGCTCTTGGAGGATGCCTTTCTCTCGGGAGGAGGCAGACTGGCACTGAACCTTAAGCTGGAACGTCTTTCGGGCGAGGGCAGTGGGGTGGGAGCGGGGAGCGGTCCTGAGGGGCTTCTGGGCTTGGGTTTGTCCGGCTGAAGCAATTGGCAAAAGTTCCGGGTCACGGTAAGATTAACCTGCAGAAATTGAGATTAAGGATGGTACAAGGTATACGATCCAAGTTTAGAGGAACCCACCTTTCCGGAGGGCGGAGAAAGTGTTGTCCTTGACTGGCCCAGCAGACGACCCATCTCACTTCGCATCCGCCCCAAGGAGCCCCCCTGGGcctcctgctgctcctgcttctCCTCCTCCTTTTGCCGCCTCTGGTGGAGCAGCCACTGCGTCCGCGGATCCTTGAGAAACTCGTCGTTGTAGATGAGGCGGTCCAGCTCCGCAATGCCGCGACACAGCCTCCGGTGGTGGCTCAAGCAGCGACTCAGTCCCGCGTTCACCCTGCCGATCACTGTCGAATTTTGCATCCTAATCCTGTGTAGTGTCTCCTTCTGAACGGCCTGGGCAATATGTTGACTCGAAATTTCCAGTTGTATAGTTCTGGGGATGCCAAGATCATTCGGACTCGGACGTTCGCAGCACGGCCTCCCTGATGGGGGATCAATGGGGGATGGATAGGGGATCCTGCATATTTGGGCTGTGAGTGTGCCGGGCACTCGGGCAGTTCATCAATCACTCGTCGCCCAGGCAGCGACTGTCGATGATGAGTTATGGTGCGCGCAGAAAGAGCGCCCCAAGGATTGATCTGTGGGAAAAGGGTTCAACGGGGTATTAGCAGGGAATCAGAGTGATTGGCAAGTATAATAAAATCGCATTGTCTTAATAATTGAAGTGCTTAAGTCCCGAACAATACCGGTAAACGGATTCGAGACGCTCGGTAGAACAGGACTCTGGATGGCGTGGCCTAATTGCCGGCACTCCAGAGACCCCGTGTGTGTGCGTTAAAGTCACGACTTATCAGACAATAAAAGGGAAGCCAAGCGAGCGACACTTGATCTTTCCTCTATCCCTAGACCCCTGCCCCTATTCCTATGCCTCTATTCCTATTACTATTCGTATTCCCAGTTCCCTATCTAGGTATACAGATATATATCTGGGCTGGCCCATCTCTGCTTAGCTGCGTTTTGGCCGCAATTTATCACACGCCACTTGTAGCCGGTTTTTGATCTAATAAAAACTGTCAAAACGTTTGCAGGATGCTGGGAAAATATTTACACGGCACACAAAGAGCGGGCGAGAGAGAGGGAAGTGGAAAGGTTGAAGGTGGAAGGTGGAAGGGACTGGCCCGAAACAGTTAGCAGGGAACAAAGGGCCCAAAGGGATCACAGATCGTAGATCTCTGTACTCAGGACGCAGAACGCAGGACTCGCAACTCAGCAGCAGGTCAAGTCTTGGGCGGTATGACACATCAGGAATCAGCCTCAGGAATTTAGACATTAAAGGACCCACACAGCTGATCGTCCTTGTTCCTCCGCCCGTTCGGCTGCCTATTGAAAAGATGAAAGTGAATTTCCCTCGGGCAGCAAAGAATGCCAGCAGTCGGTCAATTGAAATGCAGTGAAATGAAATGAAGTGAAATGAAATGAGCGGTGCCGAGTAGGATGGAGAAGAGTTCTGGGCGGCCCCTGCACGTTTAGCTATTTTTATGGAGTTCCCTGGAATTGTCGCTGGCTCCGTCTCCGACTCCGACTCCGTCTTGGACTCCTCGTCGCTCCGTTCTGTCGAATCTCGAAACGTTTCTATTAACACGGCCCCGGGGCATTGTTGGTTTGTTGGACGGCTTTCGGGATCCGTTTCTACTTTGCCGCCGCTGGGAAAACTCGTCTCGAACTGGGACTGGGACTGAAATTGAAACTGAAACTGTCAACGCCGACGCCAAGTGAAAAAATGTCCACCGAGAAAGAGAGTGAGACGTCATATTGGCCAGCATTTCCTGTCCAGTCACCAGTcgacctcctcctcctcctcctcctcctcctcctgagTCTCACGTTTCCCCCACATTGCTCAATGTCAGGGGTTGCACAAGCGCAGAGCTGAGCTGACCTTGCCGACGGCTCAGCAGCCGCCAAAGGGGAGCTTAGCCAAAAAGCCAAAAGGTTTCGGGGCCTTGCGAAACACGGGGATCGTAAAAAACGGTTAAGCACTTGATTTATGGGGTGTTATAAGGTGTTAGACCTGCCCAGGTACGAAAGAGGCGGCTGCTGCCCCATCAAATGCCAAGCACAGGGCGTTAAAAAGACCGCCGGAATGGTATGTATGTTAGGACAGGGCAGAGCATAAGGATAATACTAAAAATCTGAAAGATGAGCTATTCAAAGGGATGTCACATTTCGGTATTTTAGAGTatgatatttttttgtatcaTGCTAACCACGAATTACAAAGTAGTTAACAGTTGGCATGAGCTATAGCAGGGGTATACTTTTTATGATGCCTACCCATTAATAATATTCATCTGTGTTTCTTCTTTCCAAGTTTTAGGAACTGTTGCAGAATCTGTATATCAACCAAAGACAGATCGAGTGAGCAGCCAAGGTTCTCTGAACTCTTACGTTTTGCTGACCATTGCTCTTGGCGGGGGTTTCGGTATGAAATGTGTGCCCCAGCGGATCCCCTGGCATTGCATAGTTCTAGGCTTGCCGGGGCTAATTTTCAAGGGAGCGAATCCCAGCCACGGGCTTTCTTATCGCCACCAAGTCACGTCGCCGTAATCGGTTGATAAGCGCAATCAGCGCCTAAGAGGCGGCAAGGGTTCGGGTTCGGTTTGGGGTTCGGGTTCGGGTGCGGGTTTGGGCCTGGGTCCGCTCGAATTAGATATAATTAAGAGCGAGTGCAGGCAGTCGCGGCAATCGGAAATCAGCAGCCACGCCACAATAACCACAATGATGATGGCCAAAAGAGGAAGTTAATCCGTGGCCATAATCGCAGCATAGCGCCACAGCATGATGCAACCTCCGAGTGCCCCTCGGCGGCCCCTCTGGCTGGCTGGGGCTCCAGCTCCAGCCCAGCTCCATTGAAGTGTCAGCAGTGCCACACATTGCTGGGTCCCCCTCTGTGCGTCGGCGAGGGTGTCTCCGATGCTAATCTCGGCCTGCTCTACTCCACGCTACTCTGCAGCTCGGCAGGGTCCACTAGGCCACCTGGACCAACTGGCGTTGTCGGGTAAGTATATAGTCAAGCTTGGGAAAATTGCAAGCGAATTTCAAGGTCCTATCAGCACTTCAAATTTGGCCTTTAATTTTCTTTCATTTCTTgtacattattttaattgaaatatttacCCAATTTGTCTTTCTTCTGTGTATATTATTCGTAGTGTTATATTGTTCAAAACACTAACCTAGAGCTTGCCAAACCAAAACAAATGGAGTAGCATTTAAGCCTGAAAATATCAGCCGGTAAATGTCGCGTCTTAGGTTGTCTTCTGTTTAAATCAGTTAGTTAACAGCTATGATAAAAAAAACTCATAGAAAAAGTCCTATGCCAAAAGTGCCAAAGGAAAGCCCTTCAATTTTCGTTAATTGCTTTTAAATTGGCTTAAATAGCCGGCCTAATATTGATATTTCAAACAAATATCGGAAAACTGATTGAGCtcaaacatttttaatgatCAAAAACACTACTCAATCACAAACAGTATAACATTTCATGATTCGACCATCTTAACTCAAGTTGTGATGAGCTACAGATAGGGATTGATGGCCCAGATCTCTCACTTATATTGTAACCAAGCCAAGTATTGGCTAAAAGTTAAAAACTCAGGGCATTTGCTGTGCGATCTTAGCTGTTCGATCGTTGCTGACCAGCTCTTGCAGACAATGCCAATATAAATATTGTGTAGCACTTTAACATTTAACAATAcaacggcagcagcaacaataacatgcgataacaacaacaactgctCAGAGCcataataaacaaacaattaCGGTTTCATtttgttgcagttgcagctTGGCCagggtgttgctgctgttgctgctgttgctgttgctgcagtGGCACTTTTGTCGCTGGTTGCCGGTCGCAAGTCTCCATCTTGGCTGGCAGTGCCAGTTCCCTGCCCCCGCCCCTGCCCCGCCCACCGGGGGGCACTGCTCCGGAGATTGttgcagcagcggcagcagcaattCTTGTGGCATTTTGTGCGACTCACGCAGCGGGGAGTCAAACATTTCGCACAAAGGCTCGAAAAAGCCACTGATAAGAGAGTTGCAACAATGGAtggcaactgcaactgcaacagcaacagcaacggcaacaacaactgcCACGGCAATAACTCTGGCCAATCATGGGAAGCAAATCGGTCTTGCCTAGGCCGGGATTCTGACTCCGACTCCAACTCCAACTCCAACTCACTCTCACTCATCGGGATCCGCAGTTCTGCTCCTTGTCTAAGGCCAACTAATTGCGGGCGGCACTGATTACTCATACGCCCCCATGCCGCCATGCCGCCATGCCGTGTGCCGCATACAACATGTACCGCAGCCACTTGGATGGAGCGCGACGGAACAATGACGGGCGGCAGCAACACGCGAGGAACATGGGACAAACAAGACAAGAGGCCGCAAATATTTGTTAAACTTGACACCAAACAAAAGAATTTTACCGAAAGGATTTGAATGAACCGAAAAAGCGAACAATGTAAGCGCTGCGGCACCGCTGGAATGCGACTGAGAGCGGTGCGGCGGTGGTTCGGTGGTGCTGGCTCAGTGGTGCGATGGCCCAGTGGCTCAGTGGTGCG harbors:
- the LOC108010438 gene encoding uncharacterized protein, whose product is MQNSTVIGRVNAGLSRCLSHHRRLCRGIAELDRLIYNDEFLKDPRTQWLLHQRRQKEEEKQEQQEAQGGSLGRMRSEMGRLLGQSRTTLSPPSGKVNLTVTRNFCQLLQPDKPKPRSPSGPLPAPTPLPSPERRSSLRFSASLPPPERKASSKSCRSN